The genomic interval TGCGGCTTTACCAATCCACCCTTCTTCAGGATGGTCTAAAAGATCTCCTGGATGAGAAAAAATTCATCGATTGCACCCTAAAAGCAGGTGACAAAAGTCTTCCTTGCCACAGATTGATTTTGTCAGCTTGTAGTCCTTACTTCCGTGAGtactttttatctgaaattgatgaggcaaaaaaaaaggaggtagtGCTAGACAATGTGGATCCTGCCATACTTGATTTAATCATCAAATACCTGTACTCTGCCAGTATTGATCTCAATGACGGAAATGTGCAAGATATTTTTGCATTGGCCAGCCGCTTTCAGATCCCCTCAGTGTTTACTGTCTGCGTTTCTTATCTTCAGAAAAGACTTGCTCCTGGTAACTGTCTAGCCATCCTAAGATTAGGACTTCTTCTTGACTGCCCGAGGCTCGCCATTTCTGCCCGTGAATTTGTGTCTGATCGCTTTGTACAGATTTGTAAGGAGGAGGACTTTATGCAACTGTCTCCACAGGAACTGATCTCAGTCATTTCAAATGACAGCCTAAatgtagaaaaagaagaagcagtATTTGAGGCAGTGATGAAATGGGTGCGAACAGACAAGGAAAACAGGGTTAAAAACCTTAGTGAAGTGTTTGATTGTATCCGTTTTCGCCTtatgacagaaaaatattttaaggatcaTGTTGAGAAAGATGATATAATTAAAAGCAACCCAGACctccagaaaaaaatcaaagttctAAAAGATGCTTTCGCAGGCAAACTCCCAGAACCTAGCAAAAATGCCGCGAAGACTGGGGCTGGTGAGGTGAatggtgatgttggtgatgaAGATTTACTTCCTGGTTACCTGAATGACATTCCCAGGCACGGAATGTTTGTAAAAGACCTCATCCTCTTGGTTAATGACACAGCAGCAGTGGCTTATGACCCCACAGAAAATGAATGCTACCTTACTGCACTGGCTGAGCAGATTCCCAGAAATCATTCCAGCATTGTTACCCAGCAAAATCAGATATATGTGGTAGGAGGACTATATgtggatgaagaaaataaggATCAACCTCTACAGTCATACTTCTTCCAGGTAAGAAAGACTTTTTGTATATGTAGTTGCTTAAAGGGAAGGCTGTTACTCACCATCCAGTTAGCCAATTTGTGAATTATTGAGGCTGCTTGCATTTTACTCTAATTGATGTCCTATTCTAGTCCCTTGCTCTTTTGCTGTATAGAGGGttgacagaaaaatatttgacgGCTTTG from Pongo abelii isolate AG06213 chromosome 11, NHGRI_mPonAbe1-v2.0_pri, whole genome shotgun sequence carries:
- the KLHL41 gene encoding kelch-like protein 41, with protein sequence MDSQRELAEELRLYQSTLLQDGLKDLLDEKKFIDCTLKAGDKSLPCHRLILSACSPYFREYFLSEIDEAKKKEVVLDNVDPAILDLIIKYLYSASIDLNDGNVQDIFALASRFQIPSVFTVCVSYLQKRLAPGNCLAILRLGLLLDCPRLAISAREFVSDRFVQICKEEDFMQLSPQELISVISNDSLNVEKEEAVFEAVMKWVRTDKENRVKNLSEVFDCIRFRLMTEKYFKDHVEKDDIIKSNPDLQKKIKVLKDAFAGKLPEPSKNAAKTGAGEVNGDVGDEDLLPGYLNDIPRHGMFVKDLILLVNDTAAVAYDPTENECYLTALAEQIPRNHSSIVTQQNQIYVVGGLYVDEENKDQPLQSYFFQLDSIASEWVGLPPLPSARCLFGLGEVDDKIYVVAGKDLQTEASLDSVLCYDPVAAKWNEVKKLPIKVYGHNVISHKGMIYCLGGKTDDKKCTNRVFIFNPKKGDWKDLAPMKIPRSMFGVAVHKGKIVIAGGVTEDGLSASVEAFDLTTNKWDVMTEFPQERSSISLVSLAGSLYAVGGFAMIQLESKEFAPTEVNDIWKYEDDKKEWAGMLKEIRYASGASCLATRLNLFKLSKL